CCCGTGCGGGGCCCCTCGGCGCTCTCCGAGGGGCCCGGCACGAGAACGTCGCAACGCTTGACAAACGCCAGCCGAACCACCGGGGTCGCTGGGCATCTCACGGCTCAGCGCTCGCAGGTGGAGACGAAGAAGACGAGACATGGCTGCTGATCAGAAGATTCGGATTCGCCTCAAGGCGTACGACCACGAGGTCCTGGACCGTTCCGCGCGCGAGATCGTGGACACGGTCGAGGCGACCGGGGCGCACGTCACCGGGCCGGTCCCGTTGCCGACCGAGCGCAACGTGTGGGCCGTCATCCGCTCGCCGCACAAGTACAAGGACTCGCGCGAGCACTTCGAGATGCGCACCCACAAGCGCCTCATCGACATCCACCAGCCGACGCAGAAGACCATCGACAAGCTGATGGGTCTCTCGCTGCCGGCCGGCGTGGACATCGAGATCAAGCTCTGACCGACCGGTCGGAGCAGGGGAACCTCCCCGCACGAACACCCGCCGTCCGCTACGGACCTCGCCGCGACGCCCACACCACCACAGCTCGCACGAGGCCGCATGACGGCCAACTGGTAGGAGACGCCACCGATGGCTTCCAAGGGCATCTTGGGGACCAAGCTCGGCATGACCCAGGTCTTCGACGAGGACAACCGCATCGTCCCCGTCACCGTGGTCCAGGCCGAGCCCAACACCGTGACCCAGGTCAAGACGACCGAGACCGACGGCTACGTCGCGGTCCAGCTCGCCTACGGCACGCGCAAGCACACCACCAAGCCGCTGGCGGGACACCTCGCCAAGGCCAACGTCGACAGCGCTCGCGTGCTGGCCGAGTTGCGCCTCGACAACGGCGACGAGCTGCCCGAGGTGGGAAGCAACGTCTCCGTGGAGACGTTCGCCAAGGGTGACGTCATCGACGTCACCGGCACCAGCAAGGGCAAGGGCCACGCCGGCGTCATGAAGCGGCACAACTTCCGCGGCATGGGCGACGGCCACGGTGTCAAGAAGAAGAACCGTCACCCCGGCTCGGTCGGCAACGCCTCCACCCCGGGGCGCACCTTCAAGGGCCAGCGCATGGCGGGTCGCATGGGTGGCGAGCGCGTCACCGTGCAGAACCTCGAGGTCGTTGACGTCGACACCGAGCACAACCTCATCCTCGTCAAGGGCGCCCTGCCCGGCGCGGACGGCGGCGTGGTGTTCCTCAAGTCGGCGGTCAAGGCCCGGAAGGGCGGTGAAGCCTGATGACCCAGGTAGACGTGAAGGACCTGCAGGGCACGACGGTCGACACGATCGACCTGCCCGCGGCGTGGTTCGAGGGCGAGGTCAAGGTGCACGTGATGCACCAGGTCGTGACCGCGCAGCTCGCCGCCGCCCGCCAGGGGACCCACAAGACCAAGACCCGCGGCGAGGTCGCCGGCGGTGGCGCCAAGCCGTGGCGCCAGAAGGGCACCGGTCGCGCCCGCCAGGGCTCGATCCGCGCCCCGCAGTGGGTCGGCGGTGGCGTCGCCCACGGCCGCACCCCCAGCGACTGGTCGGTGCGGGTCAACAAGAAGGTGAAGCGCTCCGCGCTGCGCTCCGCGCTGACCGACCGCGCCAACAACGGGCTGGTCAACGTCGTCCGCGGCCTGCAGTTCGCCACCCCGAAGACCAAGGACGCGGTCGCCGCCCTGGCGGCACTCGGCCTGGCCGAGGGCAAGGTCCTGGTCGTGCTCGCCGACCGTCACCAGGAGACGCTGCTCTCACTGCGCAACCTGCCGCGGGTGCACACCCTGACCGTCGACCAGCTCAACACCTACGACGTGCTCGACAGTGACGTCGTGGTGTTCGACGAGGCCGCCATCGCCCTGATCGGCACCGGTCGCCTCGCGAGCCAGGACACCGAGGAGGTCTCCCAGTGAAGGACCCCCGCGACATCATCCGGCGCCCGGTGATCTCCGAGAAGACCTACGGGCTGCTCGACGAGAACAAGTACACGTTCATCGTGGACCCGCGCAGCAACAAGACCGAGATCAAGCAGGCGATCGAGAAGATCTTCGACGTCAAGGTCGTCAGCGTGAACACGATGAACCGGCCCGGGAAGCGCAAGCGCCGCGGGTGGATCGTCGGCAAGCGTCCCGACACCAAGCGCGCCATCGTGACCCTGGCGCCGGGTGACGAGATCGAACTCTTCGAGGCCGGGCTCTAAGCCCGCCCGAGCGACCTCCCAGAGGTTCCCACCATGGCCATTCGCAAGTTCAAGCCGACGTCGCCCGGGCGGCGTGGCGCTTCGGTCAACGACTTCGGCACCGTCACGAAGTCGACGCCCGAGCGCTCGCTGCTGGCGCCCCTGTCCAAGAAG
This is a stretch of genomic DNA from Egicoccus sp. AB-alg2. It encodes these proteins:
- the rplW gene encoding 50S ribosomal protein L23, producing the protein MKDPRDIIRRPVISEKTYGLLDENKYTFIVDPRSNKTEIKQAIEKIFDVKVVSVNTMNRPGKRKRRGWIVGKRPDTKRAIVTLAPGDEIELFEAGL
- the rplD gene encoding 50S ribosomal protein L4: MTQVDVKDLQGTTVDTIDLPAAWFEGEVKVHVMHQVVTAQLAAARQGTHKTKTRGEVAGGGAKPWRQKGTGRARQGSIRAPQWVGGGVAHGRTPSDWSVRVNKKVKRSALRSALTDRANNGLVNVVRGLQFATPKTKDAVAALAALGLAEGKVLVVLADRHQETLLSLRNLPRVHTLTVDQLNTYDVLDSDVVVFDEAAIALIGTGRLASQDTEEVSQ
- the rpsJ gene encoding 30S ribosomal protein S10, whose translation is MAADQKIRIRLKAYDHEVLDRSAREIVDTVEATGAHVTGPVPLPTERNVWAVIRSPHKYKDSREHFEMRTHKRLIDIHQPTQKTIDKLMGLSLPAGVDIEIKL
- the rplC gene encoding 50S ribosomal protein L3, with the translated sequence MASKGILGTKLGMTQVFDEDNRIVPVTVVQAEPNTVTQVKTTETDGYVAVQLAYGTRKHTTKPLAGHLAKANVDSARVLAELRLDNGDELPEVGSNVSVETFAKGDVIDVTGTSKGKGHAGVMKRHNFRGMGDGHGVKKKNRHPGSVGNASTPGRTFKGQRMAGRMGGERVTVQNLEVVDVDTEHNLILVKGALPGADGGVVFLKSAVKARKGGEA